A single window of Leptolyngbya ohadii IS1 DNA harbors:
- a CDS encoding ABC transporter substrate-binding protein, which yields MLYRLKAILLTGILSLLALVVGMPAAQADNCTLSAIVWEGYTDPSFAQTFEKETGCTVKATYAGSSDEMFAKFRTGKGRNYDIISASGDITERLYRAGLVQPIDASKLKNYDSVFSSFQNGNWNTFDGKPYGVTFAWGPNVMVYNKDKVTSEPKSWDVLFDPKYAGKISLPDNPMTIADVALWLDKPDPYHLSDEDLAEVKAKLLELRPQVRKFWTTAGELANLFQSGEVVLAHAWPLTYTQLSSEGFPAGSVSPKGKLTGWTDSWMISKNSRHADAAYEWVDFILSGEGQKGVMDVTGYSGATELGAEAIGRERAHELFMDDLSLHSQIKMWQSVPNYDQWVQVWNEIRA from the coding sequence ATGCTGTATCGTTTGAAAGCAATTCTGTTAACGGGAATTCTTAGCCTTCTAGCACTGGTTGTCGGGATGCCTGCGGCTCAGGCGGACAACTGCACCCTTTCGGCGATCGTCTGGGAAGGATACACCGATCCGTCGTTTGCCCAGACCTTTGAAAAGGAAACGGGCTGTACGGTGAAGGCAACCTATGCCGGATCGAGCGACGAGATGTTTGCCAAATTCCGCACCGGCAAAGGACGTAACTACGACATTATTTCGGCGTCCGGCGACATTACGGAACGGCTCTATCGGGCAGGCTTGGTGCAGCCGATCGACGCCAGCAAGCTGAAGAACTACGATTCTGTGTTTTCGTCGTTTCAGAACGGCAATTGGAATACGTTTGACGGCAAGCCCTACGGCGTGACTTTCGCCTGGGGACCAAATGTGATGGTCTACAACAAGGATAAGGTTACTTCTGAGCCAAAAAGCTGGGATGTGCTGTTTGATCCGAAGTATGCCGGAAAGATTTCGCTGCCGGATAATCCGATGACGATCGCCGATGTTGCCCTGTGGCTGGATAAACCTGACCCCTATCATTTGAGCGATGAGGATCTTGCGGAGGTAAAGGCGAAACTGCTAGAACTGCGTCCCCAGGTACGGAAGTTTTGGACAACTGCCGGAGAACTGGCAAACCTATTCCAGTCTGGGGAAGTGGTGTTAGCTCATGCCTGGCCTCTCACTTACACACAGCTCAGTTCGGAAGGATTTCCAGCAGGATCAGTGAGTCCGAAAGGCAAACTAACCGGGTGGACTGATTCCTGGATGATCTCGAAGAATTCGCGCCATGCGGATGCTGCCTACGAGTGGGTTGATTTTATCCTCAGCGGCGAAGGACAGAAAGGCGTGATGGATGTGACAGGCTACTCCGGTGCGACGGAACTGGGTGCAGAGGCGATCGGCAGGGAGCGTGCCCACGAACTGTTTATGGATGACCTTTCGCTGCATAGCCAGATCAAAATGTGGCAGAGTGTACCGAACTACGATCAGTGGGTGCAGGTGTGGAATGAGATTCGCGCCTAG
- a CDS encoding DUF1614 domain-containing protein yields the protein MPLGEIKRLILGILNIGGAGGFNGIALCGLFALLLSFFCLAKLLKLKISRKRDRVSIEI from the coding sequence CTGCCTCTGGGAGAGATTAAACGCCTGATTCTGGGAATTCTCAATATTGGTGGGGCAGGGGGATTTAATGGAATTGCCCTATGTGGACTGTTTGCTCTTCTGCTCAGCTTCTTCTGTTTAGCTAAGTTGCTCAAACTGAAAATCAGCAGAAAAAGGGACAGAGTTTCTATTGAAATCTAA